In Candidatus Delongbacteria bacterium, the genomic window AAACTCTTCCCAGTTTCCCACTACAGGCTATCAAAATCTCGTCTTCAGGATGGTCTGATAAAAGCTTATCTACAACAGCTGCAGCATTTATAAAAGCTCCAAGATAAGTTTTTTTACTATCCTTGGAATTTTCAATAGTTTTCGAGCCATTAGTAGAACAGAAAACAAGATGCATGTCCTGAACATCATTATATTCCTGCGGAGAATTTCCCTTGTCAAAACCTGATATTTTTTGACCGTTTCTTTCTCCACAAAGTAAAGTTCTGCTATCACTTTTTTTGAGTTCTACAGCTTTTTCTATCTCAGGAACAGAAATTATTGATGAAGCTCCATTACAAAAAGCCGTAATCATAGTAGTAGTTGCCCTCAAAACGTCCAATGCAATCACTACTTTGTTGTGAATTTCGATATTTTTCAGATCTTCAAGAGTGAATATTAGATCAACTTTCAATTACCACCCC contains:
- a CDS encoding 2-phosphosulfolactate phosphatase, with protein sequence MKVDLIFTLEDLKNIEIHNKVVIALDVLRATTTMITAFCNGASSIISVPEIEKAVELKKSDSRTLLCGERNGQKISGFDKGNSPQEYNDVQDMHLVFCSTNGSKTIENSKDSKKTYLGAFINAAAVVDKLLSDHPEDEILIACSGKLGRVCNEDTICAGYIIDLIRNLKDNTELDDASRIAWDFYRYNSNNIMEIMKNSEHGQHLISIGAEKDVELCSIKDIMNITPYFDKEDYKIKN